The genomic stretch AACTTTAGAAAGTGGTGACAACAGAATTATTCTCAACGTCAATAAACATAATTCAGCGAAGAAATTCTATGAAGCTCAAGGCTATAAAGTTTACGATGAAGGTGTTTTTGATATCGGGAATGGGTATGTAATGGATGATTTTTTAATGGAAAAAATTATAAAAGTATTTTAAATAAACAACTTGTTTGTCATGCTGGAAGCATCTAGGTAAAATAAATTAGATTCTTACGAAGTGACAAACGTTGTATTATTTTCTAAAAAAGTTATTAAGAGATTTTACTCCACTTATTTTTTCCTTTATAATATTGAAGATAGTAATTTTTGATAATCTGATGTTCTGGTCTTGAAAGTAATGGGTCTTTTTCCAGGATCTTTTCAACCATATTTTTAGTGTTTTTAATGATGGCTGAGTCGTTCACTAAATCGAGTCTTTTAAAATCGACAACACCGCTTTGTTGAGTCCCCAAAATATCACCGGGACCACGCAACTGCATATCAACTTCAGAAATTTTAAAACCATCATTGGTTTCTGTCATTGTTTTGATTCTCGTTCGGCTTTCGGTAGACATTTTATCCGAAGTCATCAAGATACAATAGCTTTGTTCGGCTCCTCTTCCGACTCTTCCACGAAGCTGATGAAGCTGAGAAAGGCCAAATCTTTCGGCACTTTCAATCACCATAACCGAAGCGTTAGGCACATTGACCCCAACTTCAATTACCGTTGTAGCAACCATAATCTGCGATTTTCCTGAAGCAAAATAATTCATGGCAGCGTCTTTTTCATCAGGTTTCATTTTCCCGTGAAGCATTGTTACGTTGTAATGGGCAAAATTATCCATAACATGCTCCAAACCTTCCATCAGGTTTTTATAATCTAAAGTTTCAGATTCTTCAATCAAGGGATAAACAAAATAAATCTGTCTTCCTTTGCGGATTTCTTCATGACAGAAATGATAAACATAAGTTCTGTCTTTTTCTCTTCGATGAGCGGTAATAATCGCTTTTCTTCCAACCGGCATTTCATCAATCACAGAAACGTCGAGATCCGAATAAAAACTCATTGCCAAAGTTCTCGGAATCGGAGTTGCGGTCATCACCAAAATATGTGGCGGAATCTTATTTTTTGCCCAAAGTTTAGCTCTTTGAGCGACACCAAATCGATGTTGCTCATCAATAATTGCCAACCCAAGGTTTTTAAATTTCACTTTGTCTTCCAAAACAGCGTGAGTCCCCACCAAAATCGAAAGTTCGCCATTTTCAAGCTCTTCATGAATGATCTTTCTTGCGGAAGCTTTTACCGAACCAGTGAGCAGATTGACTTTAATTTCGGTGTCTTTCAGCAAGTCTTTAATGCCGTTGTAATGTTGTTGTGCAAGAATTTCAGTCGGTGCCATCAAACAGCTTTGAAAACCGTTGTCTAAAGCAATGAGCATCGTTAATAAAGCAACCATCGTTTTTCCTGAACCTACATCACCCTGTAAAAGACGATTCATCTGAATGGGCTTTTTCATATCCATTCTGATTTCTTTTAAAACTCTTTTTTGAGCATTCGTCAGTTCAAACGGAAGATGATTTTCATAAAATCCTGTAAAATAATCGCCAACAATCGGAAACGGGTTTCCTTGTGACTTTGTTTTGTGATGTGCTTTTTTTAAGCCGAAACCTAATTGAAAAAAAAACGATTCTTCAAATTTTAATCTAAAATTTGCTTTCTCAAAATACGCTAGGTTTTCCGGGAAATGAATATTTAAATAAGTCTGTTGCCTTGATAGAAATTTCATCGAACCAATCAAATATTCCGGAAGATTTTCCTGAATAAGATTCGGAATTTCTTTACAGATGTTTCTCAGAATTACCTGAAAGAATTTTTGATTTAAACCTCTTTTGGTCAATTTTTCAGAACTTGGATAAATAGGTCTTAATCTATTGTCTTTTTCTTTGTTTTCATCTAATTCAATTTCGGGATGTGGCATCGAAAATTGATTGTTGAATGCATTGATCTTTCCAAAAATAAAAACCTCTCTATTGACGGGAAGCTGTTCTTTCAACCATTTTGAGTATTGAAACCAAACCAGATCCATACTTCCGGTATCGTCATTAAATTTGGCTGTAAGTCTTTTTACTTTTCCGGTAAGAATTTCCTGAACGTTGCTTATTTTTCCTTTCAGCTGAATTTCAAGATTGCTTTCCTGAAGCTGAGCGGTTTTGTACACTTTATTTTTGTCGATGTAGCGAATAGGATAAAATTGTAAAAGATCTTCCACCGTAGAAATGCCCAACACATTTTTGATGAGTTTGGCTCTTTCAGGACCGATTCCTTTGACGAATTCTATAGATGTTTCTAAAGTCATTTTCCTGCTTTCGAGATGTCGCTTTCGAGTTTATTATCCGTGTTTTGAATGAAAAAATAAAAGCTCGAATTTCGGTAAAATAAAAAAGACTTCCAAAAAAATGGAAGCCTTAATTCTATATTTCAGAATGATTATTCTTTTATTTTTGATCTGAATTTCTTCTGATAATCTTCCCAGTCTTGTTTGGTTTTTACTTTTTTGAATAAATCATTTGAAATGAAATCAAGATATGGTTCTAGTTCTTTCGCAGATAATTCTCCCTGTAGCATCGTAATGGGATTTCCTTTTTCATCAAGAAAAACGGTGCTTGGAACAGCATTCACGTTCATATATTGAGTAAACTCATGCAGTGAATTTCTTCCTTTCTTGTGAGCAGTGTTTTCATTAGCAAATTTTCTTCCGAAGATTTCTATAGTATTTTTGTCTTCAGCATTAAATTTTACAGGATAATAATTTGCATTTAAAGACTCATAAATTATAGGGTTTCCGTAGGTTTTTTTATCCATGATTTTGCATGGGCCACACCAATCTGCATAAAAGTCGATCAGGATTTTTTTGGGTTGTGTTTTCTGTGCATTTAATGCTTCCTCAATTGTCATCCATTTTACCTGAGCAAAATTTAAAGTGATTAAAAAGAGAAAAGTCAGGGTGAATATTTTTTTCATTTTATTTGTGATTATTTTATTAGCGAACTTCCTGCATGAGTTTTTTCACCCACGGAGATATCAAAATTAATACCACACCGGCAATTACAGCATATAATCCTAATTGTTTGTAACCTTCTGTGTATGTAATCAATGCGTCATAATTCGTTGAGCCTTCTTTTGCATCCGCTAAACCTGCACCAATAATTCCAGCAACATATTGACCGTAAGCTGACGCCAGAAACCACATTCCCATCATCATTCCCTGGAGATTTTTGGTAGAAAGTTTCGTCATAATTGATAATCCGATAGGGGAGAGGCATAATTCTCCCAGAGTGATTACGAGTAAAGCTAATGTAAAGAAGTTTAATGAAGTGATTCCTTGTAAATCTGCAAATAATCTTGTTGCAAATAAAACGTAATATCCTAATCCTAAAAATATAAAACCTAATCCGAATTTTATAATGGTGTTTGGCTCAAATTTTCTTTTGCTCATCCAAATCCATAATAATCCAAGTAATGGTGCAAGGAAAATAATGAAAAATGCTCCTCCGGAATTATTGACACCGTTTGGGTCTAAACCGAATAAATCTTTATTTAAATTTTTAGCGGCAAAAATACTTAGTGAACCTCCACTTTGCTCGTAGATTCCCCAGAATAAAATAGAAAATATGATGAAAATTAATGCGGCCCAAAGTTTTTTTCTTTCAGCAGATGTTACTTTACTCATTTCAAAAAAGAGATAAACTAACGTTAATGGTCCTACTGTCCACATGAAATAATCGGTGTATTGAGGAACGGAAACCATTATCATAATGATCGGGATGAATATCAATGATAAAACATATACTCCGTATTCTTTCCACTTTGGCATTGGAGCCGATTTCACTTCGTGATCCGGATGTCCCGGTTGAAGACCTATTGTTCCCAAACTTCTTTGTGTAAATATGAAATTGATTAAACTAATGACCATTACAATAGCAGCTAAACCAAAAGCAACATTCCAATGTAAACCTTCAGGGATTAAGTGAGAAAGTAATTCTCCTTTTCCGATGGCGATGCATAAATATCCACCAAGTAAGGCTCCTAAATTAATTCCGGCATAGAAAAGCGAAAATCCCGCATCGGCTCTGGAGTCGTTGGGTTTGTACAATTGACCAACCATCGAGGAAATGTTTGGTTTGAAAAAACCTGTTCCTACGACGGTAAATGCAATTCCTAAAAAGAAAAATTTATGCGGATCTGTAGCTAAAATTAAACTCCCGACAATCATTAAAAGTCCGCCCCAAAAAAGAGATTTTCTGAATCCTAGTATTTTGTCAGCAAAAAGTCCGCCCACGAAAGTAAAAGCATACACGAAAGCCTGTGTTGCTCCATATTGAAGATTTGCTTCTTTTTCATGGAAATTTAGCTGAGAAATCATAAAGAAAACCAGCATCCCTCGCATTCCGTAGAAGCAAAAGCGTTCCCACATTTCGGAAAAAAAAAGCGACCAGATTTGTTTTGGATATTTTCCTTTGAAATTCTGTATTTCGTCGAGCGTTAAGTTCATAATTGTTTATGATAGTTTTAATTGAATATAGAATACGAAAATAAAGAAAACCTCTGACTTAGCAGAGGTTTTATGTTATATTTATTGATAGACTTTAGTTTTAGTTCACACCATGCATCATTTTTTTCAAAATCGGCGAGATGAGTGCTAAAATGGCGCCAGCAATTCCACAAAGGATAACGAATACCATAAAGAATTCAAATAAATTATGAATTTCAAATCCTACAAAACTATTGTAAACAGTTGAAATTTGTTCTTTATTTAGAAGAGCTAACTGATCTTCACTTAAAGTAACTTTTTTATCTAAAACATCTTGTAGGTTAATTCCTAACTCTTTAGCTTTTAAGAATTTATCACCTGTTGCCGGTAAAATAGATCCTAAAGTTCCGGATAAGGCGTAACCCGCTGCATTAGCAATAAAAAACACACCAAATAAAAGTGAAGCGAATCTTTTAGGTGCTAATTTTCCAACTAAAGATAAACCGATTGGTGATAAACATAATTCTCCCATCGTTTGGATTAAATAAAGTAAAATAAGCCATTTAACAGCAAGTAATCCTGTGTTTCCTAAATCTTTTACATTGTAAGCAATTATTAAATAACTTAAAGCAATTAATCCAAGACCAATCGCTTGTTTTAAAGGTGAAGCCGGTTCTTTTGTATTAGCTCTTAATTTGTCCCAAAGCATACTGAATGGAACTGCCAACATTACGATAAATAAACCGTTGAATATCTGAACCATTGATGGCGGCATATTCCAACCAAAGATGTTTCTGTCTGTTTGGTTATCTGCAATAAATGTTAAAGATGACCCTGCTTGTTCAAAAGCTGCCCAGAAGAATATGATAAAAAAGGATACGATGTAGATTACCCAGATTCTATCTCTTTCTATTTTGTTTTCAGTGGCAGACATAATCAAATAAGCCAAAGCAAGCCCCATAGAATAGATGAATGGATAGATTACTGCTTTTACAAATTCTCCCATTCCAACAGAACCAAATCCAACTTTGTCAACAAATAAATATTGGAATCCAAAGAAAGTCAGTACAAAAACGGCAGCTGCGATACCAATAGATTTTCCAGAAAATTTGGCAGTTTGTGATTCACCTTCTTCAAAATCTTCTGCTGTGCTTTCACTAGGCAAACCACCGATTGGTCTTCCTTCCGGTGTTACAACGTATTTGTTTTTAAGTAAAATAAAAGTTAATGTTCCAATCGTCATTGCAATAGAAGCTGCTAAGAATCCCCATTTGAAAGCGTGAATATCTCTTAAACCATTAGAATCTTTTACGTCTCCTAAAAAAGGACAGATAAATTGACCTAAAAAAGCACCTAAGTTAATCCCCATATAGAAAATAGTAAATGCAGAGTCCAATTTAGACTTTTCTTGCTTTGGATAAAGGCTTCCCACCATCGAAGAAATATTTGGTTTGAAAAAACCATTTCCGAAAATGATTACTCCCAAAGCAATCCACATTAATGTTTGTGCTGATCCTAAATTGGAACCAAATGTTGATGCACTCATAAACATCAGGAATTGACCAAGTGCCATTAATGCTCCTCCTACAATAATACAGTACCTATTTCCTAAAAATCGGTCTGCGATGAAACCTCCCAACATTGGTGTTAGATAACATAAAGCCAAAAAACCGCCATATATTATCGTAACTTCTCCTTCTTTCATTAATAGAGAGTTTACCATAAATAAGGTAAGTAATGCTCTCATCCCATAAAAGTTGAAACGCTCCCACATCTCTGTTCCGAATAGGACCCATAATCCTTTAGGGTGTTTAGTCTTCGACTGAACTGCTGTATCCATATTTGATTGTTAAATTTTTGTTAAGACTCACAAATATAGTTTTTTTTGAGTTTTTGGCAAGGTTTTAATTTTATTTTTAAAATAAAAAAGCCGCAGAAATTATCTACGGCTGTTTATTTAGAATTTTAGGAGGTTAATTTACTCCTTTTTCCTTCATTATTTTATTTAGCCTTTTCAAAATTGAAAGTCCAAGTAAAGTCGCTAAAAGCAACAATCCGAAATTTACGATAAAGAAATTGGCTTTGTTGTCGTAATCATACCAAAAACTTGCTAAAACTCCCGAAAGTTTATTCCCGATTGAGGTGGAAAGGAAAAATCCGCCCATCATTAATGCTGTTAATCTTGGTGGCGAAAGTTTTGAAACCAAAGATAATCCCATTGGCGAAAGACAAAGTTCTCCCACGGTGATCACACCATACGCTGCAACGAGCCATAAAGCAGATACTTTTAAAAGACCGTTCTGCCCTGCATAAACTGCTCCCACCATCACTAAACAGGATAATGCCGAGATAAATAATCCCAATACTATTTTCGAAGGAGTACTTGGCTCTTTTCCTTTTCTGCGAAGCATCATAAAAAATGCAACGACAACAGGCGTGAGTAAAATTACCCAACCCGGATTAATCGACTGAAATAATTCGGTATTGTAAAGATTAACTTTTTCGGCAGGGTTTGCTTCAAGTTTTGTACGCTCAGCCTGCGAAATATTTCTGAAATAAATATCTTTTCCTTGCTCTTTTAGAGCGTTGCCTTTTTCGTCTTTTTTCACTTGATATTGGTCGTCGTAGACTGAGACTTCTTTGTCTAGATAATCTTTTTTATCCACTAAATAAATGGCTTCTAAAGGTTTTTCTAAAGGAGCAGGTACGGTTCTATCTGTATAATAATTTGCCCAACGTGTTAAGGCAGTTCCGTTTTGTTTAAACACAGCCCAAAACATTAAACTTACAGCAAAAATTGCCAATAATGCGCCGATTGGTTTTTTATCTTCTGCATTTGCCTTTACGTAAAGCATTACGTAGAAATAAATCACGGGAACGCACGCAAAAATAAATGCATCCGTACTGTCGCTTCCAAAAATATTATTCGGGATAAACCAACCGACTAGTCCGAAAATAACAGCTGGTAAAAATACTTTTACTAAGACATCAGAAATCTTTGTGTCTCCTTCCTGTGCAGGCTTTAAAATATTTGCTTTAAGAATATGTTGTCTTCCGATGCTGAAAACTAAAAGTCCCACAAACATTCCTACTCCGGCGGTCATAAATGCAGGACCCCATCCGTATTTATTACGCATGAAAGCAGCAATAATGTTGCAGACAAAAGCACCGATGTTGATACCCATGTAGAAAATGTTATATCCGGCGTCTTTATTGGCTTTATAAGGCTCTTCATTGTAAAGATTTCCTAACAGAGTGGAAATACTTGGTTTGAAAAATCCGTTTCCGATGATAATTAATGCTAAAGAAGCATAAAATAAAGGTAATTCCTTAAAAAAACCAATCCCCAGATATCCAAGTCCCATCAAGAAGCCACCGATGTATATGGCTTTGATATAACCTAAAACTCTGTCGGCTAAAAATCCGCCTAAGAAAGGGGTAAGATAAGTCAATGCGATAAAGGTTCCGAAGATATCATCAGCATTTTTATCGTCAAAAGCCAATCCTCCTTTTTCGCTGTCGATCATGTACAGTACAAAAATTCCGAGGATAAGGTAATAGCCGAAACGCTCCCACATCTCTGTGAAGAATAAATAGGGAAGGCCTTTTGGGTGTTTGGTTTTCATGTATGAGATTTTTACAATTTCACAAATATAAAATTTTAAAAACAATATTTGAATTTTATTAACTTTGAGTAAAAATAAAACACTGAAAAAATGGAAATTACAGTAAAAGATATTGAAAGTAATCTGGAAACTTTGCCTAAAGAATTTTTTTACCAGGTAAATGATTTTATTGATTTTTTAAAATATAAACATTTAAATGATAAGCAATATAAAATTCCTGACTGGCAGAAAGAAGAAGTGAGAAGAAGGGTGAAGTATTCGCAAGAACACCCAGAAAGTTTTGTTTCTGAATCTGAAATGGATGATTATTTAAAGGATTTGGAAAGTGGTGACTAAATTAATTTATAACCATTTCGTAAAAATTGATTTACAAGAAATCAACAGGTGGTACAGGAAAATTGATAAAAAGCTCGGGGATGATTTTGTTAATGAGTTTCGTTATAAAATTAATTTTATTAAAGAAAACCCCTTGTCTTGTGAGCTTAAATATGATGAGAACAGAATTGTTTTCTTCAAAAAATTCCCTTATGGTATTCATTATTACTACAACGAAGAGAAAAATTTAATTGAAATATATTCTGTTTTCCATACTTCAAGAAATCCTGAAGTTTGGAAAGATAGAAAGTAAAAATCCGAATCTTATGTGAAAGATTCGGATTTTTTTATTATTTAATTTAGATAAAATTTTAAAGGTTCTCCAAAATAAAATCTGTCATTTTTTGATACAGTTGTGGTCTTGTTTGCCCACCATAAATTCCATGATTTTTATCCGGATATGCCATAAATTCAAACTGTTTTTTATTCTGAATCAATGCTTCAGAAAACTCCATAGAATTCTGGAAATGTACGTTGTCATCAGCCGTTCCGTGGATTAATAAAAATTTACCTTTCAACAAATTAGCATAAGTTGTTGGCGAATTATCATCGTAACCTGCCGGGTTTTCCTGTGGTGTTAACAAAAATCTTTCGGTGTAAACAGAATCATAATATCTCCAGTTGGTTACCGGTGCAACAGCGATTCCAGCTTTGAAAACATCAGCACCTTTGGTCATTGCCAAACTTGCCATATATCCACCGAAACTCCATCCGAAGATTCCGATTCTTGTTTTGTCGATATATTTTTGATTTCCTAACCATTTTGCGGCAGTAATCTGATCTTCAATCTCGTATTTCCCTAAATTTTTATAGGTTACTTTCTTGAATTTTGCACCTTTATATCCGGTTCCGCGTCCGTCTACACAAGCAATAATATATCCTTTTTGTGCAAGCATTTCAAACCAAAGTGCATTTCCATTGTCCCAAGAATTAGAAACCTGTTGAGATCCCGGACCAGAATATTGGTACATAAATAAAGGATATTTCTTGTTTGGATCAAAATTTTTAGGCTTAATAATCCATGCATTCATCTGATCTCCTGCTGTGTTTGGAATGGTAATGAATTCTTTTACTGCAAATTGATCTGCCTGTAATTTTTTTAACTGATCGTCATTATTCTGAAGCTCTTTCAATTTTTTGCCATTCCCGTCTTTTAAAACAAATGTGTACGGGTTTGCTGCTGTGGAAGAAGTTTCGATAAAATAACTGTAATTTTTGCTGAAGTTTGCCGCATTGCTCCCTTCTGCATTTGAAATCAGCTGCGATTTTCCGTTTTGAATATTGATTTTAGAAATCACTTTGTTAATGCTTCCTTTTTCTGTAGTCTGAACGAATATTTCCTGAGATTTAGGATTGTAACCGTAATATTCTGTT from Chryseobacterium indoltheticum encodes the following:
- the recG gene encoding ATP-dependent DNA helicase RecG, coding for MTLETSIEFVKGIGPERAKLIKNVLGISTVEDLLQFYPIRYIDKNKVYKTAQLQESNLEIQLKGKISNVQEILTGKVKRLTAKFNDDTGSMDLVWFQYSKWLKEQLPVNREVFIFGKINAFNNQFSMPHPEIELDENKEKDNRLRPIYPSSEKLTKRGLNQKFFQVILRNICKEIPNLIQENLPEYLIGSMKFLSRQQTYLNIHFPENLAYFEKANFRLKFEESFFFQLGFGLKKAHHKTKSQGNPFPIVGDYFTGFYENHLPFELTNAQKRVLKEIRMDMKKPIQMNRLLQGDVGSGKTMVALLTMLIALDNGFQSCLMAPTEILAQQHYNGIKDLLKDTEIKVNLLTGSVKASARKIIHEELENGELSILVGTHAVLEDKVKFKNLGLAIIDEQHRFGVAQRAKLWAKNKIPPHILVMTATPIPRTLAMSFYSDLDVSVIDEMPVGRKAIITAHRREKDRTYVYHFCHEEIRKGRQIYFVYPLIEESETLDYKNLMEGLEHVMDNFAHYNVTMLHGKMKPDEKDAAMNYFASGKSQIMVATTVIEVGVNVPNASVMVIESAERFGLSQLHQLRGRVGRGAEQSYCILMTSDKMSTESRTRIKTMTETNDGFKISEVDMQLRGPGDILGTQQSGVVDFKRLDLVNDSAIIKNTKNMVEKILEKDPLLSRPEHQIIKNYYLQYYKGKNKWSKIS
- a CDS encoding thioredoxin family protein; the encoded protein is MKKIFTLTFLFLITLNFAQVKWMTIEEALNAQKTQPKKILIDFYADWCGPCKIMDKKTYGNPIIYESLNANYYPVKFNAEDKNTIEIFGRKFANENTAHKKGRNSLHEFTQYMNVNAVPSTVFLDEKGNPITMLQGELSAKELEPYLDFISNDLFKKVKTKQDWEDYQKKFRSKIKE
- a CDS encoding peptide MFS transporter — translated: MNLTLDEIQNFKGKYPKQIWSLFFSEMWERFCFYGMRGMLVFFMISQLNFHEKEANLQYGATQAFVYAFTFVGGLFADKILGFRKSLFWGGLLMIVGSLILATDPHKFFFLGIAFTVVGTGFFKPNISSMVGQLYKPNDSRADAGFSLFYAGINLGALLGGYLCIAIGKGELLSHLIPEGLHWNVAFGLAAIVMVISLINFIFTQRSLGTIGLQPGHPDHEVKSAPMPKWKEYGVYVLSLIFIPIIMIMVSVPQYTDYFMWTVGPLTLVYLFFEMSKVTSAERKKLWAALIFIIFSILFWGIYEQSGGSLSIFAAKNLNKDLFGLDPNGVNNSGGAFFIIFLAPLLGLLWIWMSKRKFEPNTIIKFGLGFIFLGLGYYVLFATRLFADLQGITSLNFFTLALLVITLGELCLSPIGLSIMTKLSTKNLQGMMMGMWFLASAYGQYVAGIIGAGLADAKEGSTNYDALITYTEGYKQLGLYAVIAGVVLILISPWVKKLMQEVR
- a CDS encoding peptide MFS transporter translates to MDTAVQSKTKHPKGLWVLFGTEMWERFNFYGMRALLTLFMVNSLLMKEGEVTIIYGGFLALCYLTPMLGGFIADRFLGNRYCIIVGGALMALGQFLMFMSASTFGSNLGSAQTLMWIALGVIIFGNGFFKPNISSMVGSLYPKQEKSKLDSAFTIFYMGINLGAFLGQFICPFLGDVKDSNGLRDIHAFKWGFLAASIAMTIGTLTFILLKNKYVVTPEGRPIGGLPSESTAEDFEEGESQTAKFSGKSIGIAAAVFVLTFFGFQYLFVDKVGFGSVGMGEFVKAVIYPFIYSMGLALAYLIMSATENKIERDRIWVIYIVSFFIIFFWAAFEQAGSSLTFIADNQTDRNIFGWNMPPSMVQIFNGLFIVMLAVPFSMLWDKLRANTKEPASPLKQAIGLGLIALSYLIIAYNVKDLGNTGLLAVKWLILLYLIQTMGELCLSPIGLSLVGKLAPKRFASLLFGVFFIANAAGYALSGTLGSILPATGDKFLKAKELGINLQDVLDKKVTLSEDQLALLNKEQISTVYNSFVGFEIHNLFEFFMVFVILCGIAGAILALISPILKKMMHGVN
- a CDS encoding peptide MFS transporter, which produces MKTKHPKGLPYLFFTEMWERFGYYLILGIFVLYMIDSEKGGLAFDDKNADDIFGTFIALTYLTPFLGGFLADRVLGYIKAIYIGGFLMGLGYLGIGFFKELPLFYASLALIIIGNGFFKPSISTLLGNLYNEEPYKANKDAGYNIFYMGINIGAFVCNIIAAFMRNKYGWGPAFMTAGVGMFVGLLVFSIGRQHILKANILKPAQEGDTKISDVLVKVFLPAVIFGLVGWFIPNNIFGSDSTDAFIFACVPVIYFYVMLYVKANAEDKKPIGALLAIFAVSLMFWAVFKQNGTALTRWANYYTDRTVPAPLEKPLEAIYLVDKKDYLDKEVSVYDDQYQVKKDEKGNALKEQGKDIYFRNISQAERTKLEANPAEKVNLYNTELFQSINPGWVILLTPVVVAFFMMLRRKGKEPSTPSKIVLGLFISALSCLVMVGAVYAGQNGLLKVSALWLVAAYGVITVGELCLSPMGLSLVSKLSPPRLTALMMGGFFLSTSIGNKLSGVLASFWYDYDNKANFFIVNFGLLLLATLLGLSILKRLNKIMKEKGVN
- a CDS encoding type II toxin-antitoxin system RelE/ParE family toxin; amino-acid sequence: MTKLIYNHFVKIDLQEINRWYRKIDKKLGDDFVNEFRYKINFIKENPLSCELKYDENRIVFFKKFPYGIHYYYNEEKNLIEIYSVFHTSRNPEVWKDRK